Sequence from the Thermodesulfobacteriota bacterium genome:
AGCAAACACAGGCTAAAAAATTTTCTATTATGTTCACTCAGTATCTTGATGGTCTTACTCTCCACTGACTTATCAATAGCTAAACAGGTAACCTTTGAAAGAGAGTACACCTATCAGGCAAGTGAGGCTGACAGTAAACTTTCATGCAGGGCTATAGCACTTGCGCAGGTAAAACGGCTCTTGCTGGAAGAACTCGGCACATACCTTGAAAGTTGCACTGAGATAAAAGACTATAAATTAACTAGAGACCAGATTACAACCCTGACCGCAGGTATAGTCCAGACGGAAATTATTGACGAGAAATGGGACGGAAAGGCTTATATTTTAAAGGCAAAGATAGTAGCTGACCCTGACAGCGTGCTAAAAGCCATTGATGAATTAAGGAAGGACAGGTATAAGGAGAAAGAGTTAAGGAAATCAAGAGAAGAGTCTGAAAAGATATTAAAAGAACTAACAATACTCAGGGAAGATTTGAGAACGACAAAAGAAGAATTAAAAAAAGTTAAGATTCAGAAAGAGTATACAGAGAAATCAACAGCACTGACTGCATGGGAGTGGCTTGATAGGGGATATGCCTATTTTATAGCTGGGAAAAATCAGGACGCCATATATGCATACACCAGAGCAATCCAACTAGGCTTAGGTGTTTATACCCTGCGAGGGCTTGTTTTTAGTCGTTTGAAGGATTACCAAAAAGCTATAATAGACTACACGGAAGCCATAGAATTAGACACTAAAGATGCAAGGGCTGGGGCTTATTACAGTCGAGGGGATGCCTATAGCGAATTAGGCAACTACAATCAGGCTATTGCAGACTACACCAGGGCCATAAAACTAGACCCTAAATTTGCATC
This genomic interval carries:
- a CDS encoding tetratricopeptide repeat protein: MDSSSKHRLKNFLLCSLSILMVLLSTDLSIAKQVTFEREYTYQASEADSKLSCRAIALAQVKRLLLEELGTYLESCTEIKDYKLTRDQITTLTAGIVQTEIIDEKWDGKAYILKAKIVADPDSVLKAIDELRKDRYKEKELRKSREESEKILKELTILREDLRTTKEELKKVKIQKEYTEKSTALTAWEWLDRGYAYFIAGKNQDAIYAYTRAIQLGLGVYTLRGLVFSRLKDYQKAIIDYTEAIELDTKDARAGAYYSRGDAYSELGNYNQAIADYTRAIKLDPKFASAYAGRGFAYDKLGNYQQAIADYTIAIELSPKYAWAYFSRGLVYEKLGNYNQAIVQYSKAIELDPKLAGAYFFRGASYHELGNYQAWISDVKTAARLGFKPAQDYLREKGISW